In Planctomycetia bacterium, one DNA window encodes the following:
- a CDS encoding amidohydrolase has translation MLGLLILGAIARSVGAGERAGIEAIPADKAVLNEIDRRVDAALPAWLAFYKTCHAHPELSLQEKESAARIAASFRKAGLAVTENFGGHGVVGVLENGKGPTVLIRGDMDALPIIEDTGVPYASKVKVELGDGSHVGVMHACGHDVHQTVLVATAQMLAEMKEHWRGRAVFVAQPAEEIGRGAGMMIEAGLFEKFGKPDACIALHVSHEIPAGTIGYTSGWVYANVDSVDITIHGRGGHGAYPHQAVDPIVTGAQVVLALQTIVSRRMNPQEPGVITVGSFHAGSKHNVIPDDATLQLTVRSYKPEARKLLLDSIRQIATDVCNSAGCPKPPTVTVLEQDHTPASYNDPTLTAASVEVFRAVFGDDLVLERPASMGGEDFGQFAARSGAPGFMFNIGTVDEARYIASQKPGADPLPSVHSAKFAPVPEPTLRTGVRAMTSLAMSLMSKSEK, from the coding sequence ATGCTGGGTTTGCTCATCCTCGGCGCGATTGCGCGGTCGGTCGGCGCGGGGGAACGCGCGGGAATTGAAGCGATTCCGGCGGACAAGGCTGTGCTGAACGAAATCGACCGGCGCGTGGACGCCGCCCTGCCGGCCTGGCTTGCTTTCTACAAAACATGCCACGCTCATCCCGAGCTATCGCTTCAGGAAAAGGAATCCGCCGCTCGGATCGCCGCTTCGTTCAGGAAGGCCGGCCTCGCCGTGACCGAGAACTTCGGCGGCCACGGCGTCGTTGGTGTGCTCGAAAATGGCAAAGGCCCGACGGTTCTCATCCGCGGCGACATGGACGCTCTGCCGATCATCGAAGACACCGGTGTGCCGTATGCGAGCAAAGTAAAGGTCGAGCTTGGTGACGGCTCGCATGTCGGCGTCATGCACGCCTGCGGCCATGACGTGCATCAGACCGTTCTCGTTGCGACGGCGCAGATGCTCGCGGAGATGAAAGAGCATTGGCGCGGTCGTGCGGTGTTTGTGGCGCAGCCGGCCGAGGAGATCGGCCGCGGCGCGGGGATGATGATCGAAGCGGGTCTGTTTGAGAAATTCGGCAAGCCCGACGCGTGCATCGCCCTGCATGTCTCGCATGAGATTCCCGCCGGCACCATCGGTTACACGTCCGGCTGGGTCTATGCCAACGTCGATTCAGTGGACATCACCATTCACGGGCGCGGGGGCCACGGGGCCTATCCGCATCAGGCGGTCGATCCGATTGTGACCGGGGCACAGGTTGTGCTGGCGTTGCAGACGATCGTGAGCCGCCGCATGAATCCGCAGGAGCCGGGCGTCATCACCGTCGGCTCGTTTCACGCGGGGAGCAAGCACAACGTCATTCCCGATGACGCGACGCTGCAACTGACGGTGCGGTCGTACAAGCCCGAGGCGAGGAAACTGTTACTCGATTCGATTCGTCAGATCGCGACGGATGTCTGTAATTCGGCGGGCTGCCCGAAGCCGCCGACGGTGACGGTGCTGGAGCAGGATCATACGCCGGCGAGCTACAACGATCCGACGCTGACGGCCGCGTCGGTCGAGGTGTTTCGCGCTGTGTTCGGAGACGACCTCGTCCTGGAGCGGCCGGCGAGCATGGGCGGGGAGGATTTCGGGCAATTTGCCGCGCGGTCGGGCGCGCCGGGCTTCATGTTCAACATCGGCACGGTGGACGAGGCGCGATACATTGCCTCGCAGAAACCCGGTGCCGATCCGCTGCCGAGCGTGCATTCGGCGAAGTTCGCGCCGGTCCCCGAGCCAACGCTGCGAACTGGCGTGCGCGCGATGACCTCGCTGGCGATGAGCCTGATGAGCAAGAGCGAAAAGTAG
- a CDS encoding asparagine--tRNA ligase has translation MIAAIKDLHQHVGRTVTLQGWLYNKRDSGKIAFLVVRDGTGLCQCVVAKSPQTEGFFEKARHVSQESSLRVTGVVRANEKQIGGHELDVTALEIVGEAVDYPITPKPHGIEFLMKNRHLHFRSRRQWHILRIRATLVDEIRGYFNRNGFTLIDTPIFAPAAGEGAQTLFTVDYFGEPVYLAQTGQLYVEAACMAFGKVYCFGPTFRAEKSKTRRHLTEFWMVEPEIAYAELDDVIAVAEDFICSIVQRVLRDHRADLEFLGRDLASLEKVQKPFYRLTHKAAAEILRGGRGRALLENDLKVKTARIEEIGRLLAEMESREKAAGVKQWERDKLVAEMAELKEELDDLEVEVKNIPHHIQLAEGFDENGDLGGSDETIISRLHDRPVFVTHYPKGCKAFYMKQNADDPTRVNNVDLLAPDGYGEIIGGSQREDSLDVLLHRIHEDGLNPADYEWYLDLRRYGTVPHGGFGLGVERTLAWLCGLKHIRETIPFPRMMGRFYP, from the coding sequence ATGATCGCCGCCATCAAAGACCTTCACCAGCACGTCGGCCGGACCGTCACGCTTCAGGGTTGGCTTTACAACAAGCGCGACTCGGGCAAGATCGCGTTTCTCGTCGTGCGCGACGGGACGGGCCTCTGCCAGTGCGTCGTGGCGAAGTCGCCGCAAACCGAAGGCTTCTTTGAGAAGGCGCGACACGTGTCGCAGGAGTCGTCGCTGCGCGTGACCGGCGTTGTGCGCGCGAACGAGAAGCAGATTGGCGGGCACGAGTTGGACGTGACCGCGCTGGAAATTGTGGGCGAGGCGGTCGATTACCCGATCACGCCCAAGCCGCACGGCATCGAGTTCCTCATGAAGAACCGCCACCTGCATTTTCGCAGTCGGCGGCAGTGGCACATCCTTCGTATTCGCGCGACGCTGGTCGATGAGATTCGCGGCTACTTCAATCGCAACGGGTTCACGCTGATCGACACGCCGATCTTCGCGCCGGCCGCCGGCGAGGGCGCGCAGACGCTGTTCACGGTCGATTACTTCGGCGAGCCGGTCTATCTGGCGCAGACGGGACAGTTGTACGTCGAGGCGGCGTGCATGGCGTTTGGAAAGGTTTATTGTTTCGGGCCGACGTTTCGGGCGGAGAAGAGCAAGACCCGGCGGCATCTCACCGAGTTCTGGATGGTCGAGCCGGAGATCGCCTACGCCGAACTGGATGATGTGATCGCCGTGGCGGAGGACTTCATTTGCAGCATCGTGCAGCGGGTGTTGCGCGATCATCGGGCTGATCTGGAGTTCCTTGGGCGCGATCTGGCTTCGCTGGAAAAAGTGCAAAAGCCCTTTTATCGACTGACGCACAAGGCGGCTGCGGAGATTCTGCGCGGCGGCCGGGGCCGGGCGCTGCTGGAGAATGATCTGAAAGTGAAGACCGCGCGGATCGAGGAGATCGGGCGACTGTTGGCCGAAATGGAGTCGCGCGAGAAGGCGGCCGGTGTGAAGCAGTGGGAGCGGGACAAGCTGGTGGCCGAGATGGCGGAATTGAAGGAGGAGCTGGACGATCTGGAAGTGGAAGTGAAGAACATTCCGCATCACATTCAGCTTGCCGAGGGATTTGATGAGAACGGCGACCTGGGCGGCAGCGACGAGACGATCATCTCGCGGCTGCACGATCGGCCGGTGTTCGTGACGCATTACCCCAAGGGCTGCAAGGCGTTTTACATGAAACAGAACGCCGACGATCCGACGCGGGTGAACAACGTGGATCTGCTCGCGCCCGACGGCTACGGCGAGATCATCGGCGGCAGCCAGCGCGAGGACAGTCTGGACGTGCTGCTGCATCGCATCCACGAAGACGGCCTGAACCCGGCCGACTACGAGTGGTACCTCGACCTGCGGCGGTACGGCACCGTCCCTCATGGCGGCTTCGGCCTGGGCGTCGAGCGGACGCTGGCCTGGCTGTGCGGATTGAAGCACATTCGGGAGACGATCCCGTTCCCGCGGATGATGGGTCGGTTTTATCCGTGA
- a CDS encoding type II toxin-antitoxin system HicB family antitoxin: protein MNNGPIKIVVEKHADGYVAYPLGMKGVIVAQGDTFDDAVREIRSAIQFHVDTFGADAFGESEPIEAFIAETAVTR, encoded by the coding sequence ATGAATAACGGTCCAATTAAGATAGTTGTTGAAAAGCACGCCGACGGATATGTTGCGTATCCACTTGGCATGAAAGGGGTTATCGTCGCCCAGGGGGACACGTTTGACGATGCGGTTCGTGAAATCAGGTCTGCAATTCAGTTTCACGTCGACACCTTCGGCGCGGACGCGTTTGGTGAAAGCGAACCCATTGAAGCATTCATTGCTGAAACCGCAGTCACGCGATGA
- a CDS encoding type II toxin-antitoxin system HicA family toxin encodes MPKFPIDAPKRRVLKAFAKLGFVVVREREHIALQRTNDDGTTTPMTIPNHATLKGSTLRTICNQAGISREQFLKAYNES; translated from the coding sequence ATGCCAAAGTTTCCGATTGATGCCCCAAAGCGACGCGTTCTTAAAGCATTTGCGAAACTCGGATTTGTTGTGGTTCGTGAGCGCGAACATATTGCCTTGCAGCGTACAAATGACGACGGCACTACGACTCCGATGACAATTCCAAACCATGCGACACTCAAAGGATCAACGCTTCGAACGATTTGCAATCAGGCCGGAATCTCTCGCGAGCAATTTCTCAAGGCCTACAACGAAAGTTGA
- the guaA gene encoding glutamine-hydrolyzing GMP synthase produces the protein MAMTHQTIAILDFGSQYLQLIARRVRENQVHSLIFAPGASPEELCKHNVIGVILSGGPASAYEKNAPQPHAGLFELGLPILGICYGMQAAAHQLGGRVEAAALREYGRAKLEITRPDPILAHVPESTTVWMSHGDVVTDFGGDFVTLARTPSCPHAVVRHKSRPLYGVQFHPEVSHTPEGGQILRNFLYEICGAAGTWNPGSIIDQSVEAVRRTVEPGASVIVGLSGGVDSAVTAALIHRAIPDRLTCIFVDNGLLRANERQRVEAVFEGHFHMDLHVVDAAERFLNRLAGVTDPQEKRRRIGHEFIEVFKSEATRIPGAHYLAQGTLYPDVIESGHSAAGPAANIKLHHNVGGLPAELGFKLVEPLRDLFKDEVRIIGEILGLPEELVWRHPFPGPGLAVRIIGDVTHERCELLRAADRIIIEEITASGWYRKIAQAFGVLLPVSSVGVMGDGRSYAGQNVIVVRFVESRDFMTADWVPIEPGVLAQISTRITNEVAGVNRVVYDITSKPPATIEWE, from the coding sequence ATCGCCATGACCCACCAGACCATCGCCATTCTCGATTTCGGCTCGCAGTATCTGCAACTCATCGCGCGGCGGGTGCGGGAGAATCAGGTGCATTCGCTGATCTTCGCGCCCGGCGCGTCGCCGGAAGAGCTGTGCAAGCACAACGTCATCGGCGTCATCTTGAGCGGCGGGCCGGCGAGCGCGTACGAGAAGAATGCCCCCCAGCCGCACGCTGGGTTGTTTGAACTCGGCTTGCCGATCCTCGGCATCTGCTATGGCATGCAGGCGGCGGCGCATCAGCTCGGCGGGCGCGTCGAAGCGGCGGCGCTGCGCGAATACGGCCGAGCGAAACTGGAGATCACCCGGCCCGATCCGATCTTGGCCCACGTACCGGAATCGACGACCGTCTGGATGTCGCACGGCGACGTGGTGACCGATTTCGGCGGCGATTTTGTCACGCTCGCCCGCACGCCCTCGTGCCCCCACGCGGTCGTTCGTCACAAGTCCCGCCCGCTGTACGGCGTGCAATTCCACCCCGAGGTGTCGCACACGCCCGAAGGCGGCCAGATCCTGCGAAACTTCCTCTACGAAATCTGCGGCGCGGCCGGCACCTGGAATCCCGGCTCAATCATCGATCAGTCCGTTGAGGCCGTCCGTCGCACCGTCGAACCCGGCGCGAGCGTCATTGTCGGGCTGTCCGGCGGCGTCGATTCGGCGGTCACGGCGGCGCTGATCCATCGCGCGATTCCTGACCGCCTCACGTGCATTTTTGTTGACAATGGTCTCTTACGCGCCAACGAGCGGCAGCGCGTCGAAGCGGTGTTTGAAGGCCATTTTCACATGGACCTGCATGTGGTCGATGCGGCCGAGCGATTTCTCAATCGTCTTGCCGGCGTGACCGATCCGCAGGAGAAGCGCCGCCGCATCGGCCACGAGTTTATTGAGGTGTTCAAATCCGAGGCGACGCGCATCCCCGGCGCGCACTACCTCGCGCAGGGCACGCTTTATCCTGACGTGATCGAATCGGGCCATTCGGCCGCGGGACCGGCGGCGAACATCAAGCTGCATCACAACGTCGGCGGGCTTCCGGCGGAGCTGGGCTTCAAATTGGTCGAGCCGTTGCGCGATCTGTTCAAGGACGAAGTGCGCATCATCGGCGAAATTCTCGGCCTGCCGGAGGAACTTGTCTGGCGGCATCCGTTCCCCGGGCCGGGTCTGGCGGTGCGCATCATCGGCGATGTCACGCACGAACGGTGCGAGCTGCTGCGCGCCGCCGACCGCATCATCATCGAGGAGATCACCGCGTCGGGCTGGTATCGCAAGATCGCGCAGGCCTTCGGCGTGCTGCTGCCGGTTTCGAGCGTCGGCGTCATGGGCGACGGGCGCAGTTACGCCGGGCAGAATGTCATCGTCGTGCGGTTCGTCGAGTCGCGCGATTTCATGACCGCCGACTGGGTACCGATCGAACCGGGCGTGCTGGCGCAAATTTCGACGCGCATCACGAATGAGGTCGCGGGCGTGAATCGCGTGGTGTACGACATCACCAGCAAACCGCCGGCGACAATCGAGTGGGAATAG
- a CDS encoding Rrf2 family transcriptional regulator → MLLSTGCHYAVAALVRVVHTAEPGRFCLVKDIVGPLDVPRDYLRKLLQQLVRAGVLASAKGRGGGFALNRLAGQITLRHIAEAIDGPDRAYRCMYGSSRCDASHPCNLLPAWAAVRRQMDDLLDRTTLADLATVVRF, encoded by the coding sequence ATGCTGCTATCCACCGGTTGCCATTACGCCGTGGCCGCGCTGGTGCGGGTCGTTCACACGGCCGAGCCGGGTCGGTTCTGCCTGGTGAAGGACATCGTCGGGCCGCTGGACGTGCCGCGCGATTACCTTCGCAAGCTGTTACAACAACTCGTCCGCGCCGGCGTGCTGGCGTCGGCCAAGGGCCGCGGCGGAGGCTTCGCGCTCAACCGCCTCGCCGGGCAGATCACGCTCCGTCACATTGCCGAAGCCATCGACGGTCCGGATCGCGCTTATCGTTGCATGTACGGATCGTCGCGCTGCGACGCCTCGCATCCATGCAATCTCTTGCCTGCTTGGGCGGCTGTGCGGCGACAGATGGACGATCTGCTGGATCGCACGACGCTGGCGGACTTGGCTACGGTGGTGCGATTTTGA
- a CDS encoding glutamate--tRNA ligase, whose protein sequence is MTTSDPIRARFAPSPTGYLHVGGARTALFNWLFCKRFGGTFILRIEDTDILRNIEGAESKLIEDLRWLGIEYDEGPDVGGPAGPYRQSERRDLYDAAAKKLLAEGKAYYAFDTPEELDALRREATAKKVGFRYPRPAHFPTEADAARARAEGRPVVVRFAVPDEAITIHDEILGDVTFGAGELEDLVIVKSNGWPTYHFAVVVDDAHMKISHVLRAQEHLMNTPKHVFMQQALGYPSPAFAHLPLVFNLDGSKMSKRDKAKAVQKAITERGARMSPQTPEGAAWHASLQSAAGGAEVIDRLKKGDAPDSATLDRLGKFLGVQLPEIDVHDFRVSGYLPEALVNFVALIGWSPGNDREILTREEMIQAFSIDRINKTAGRFDREKLLSFNTTYVAAATPQRLLAAFRDWAAACESPMAALDDDTINRVLAACKGFRTFADIASKAGVLFAEDASVVYDADAVKKVLVKNDGAGYAMLGHVLPELEALSPWSAEAVEAWVKTFCETSGAKMGDVAQPLRVAVAGRTVSPSIGDTLALLGRERTLARIRRCLDNR, encoded by the coding sequence ATGACGACTTCCGATCCGATCCGCGCTCGGTTCGCCCCCTCGCCGACGGGTTATCTCCACGTCGGCGGGGCGCGGACGGCGCTGTTTAACTGGTTGTTCTGCAAGCGCTTCGGCGGCACGTTCATTCTGCGCATCGAGGACACCGACATCCTGCGAAACATTGAGGGGGCCGAGTCCAAGCTGATCGAGGATCTCCGCTGGCTCGGCATCGAGTACGACGAGGGGCCGGATGTCGGTGGGCCGGCCGGGCCGTATCGCCAGTCCGAGCGGCGCGATCTGTACGACGCGGCGGCGAAGAAGCTGCTCGCCGAGGGCAAGGCCTACTACGCGTTCGACACGCCGGAGGAGCTGGACGCCCTGCGGCGCGAGGCGACGGCGAAAAAAGTCGGCTTTCGATATCCGCGGCCGGCGCACTTCCCCACCGAGGCGGACGCGGCTCGAGCGCGGGCCGAGGGACGGCCGGTCGTCGTGCGATTCGCCGTGCCGGACGAGGCAATCACCATTCACGACGAGATTCTCGGCGACGTGACGTTCGGCGCGGGCGAGTTGGAAGACCTGGTCATCGTCAAAAGCAACGGCTGGCCGACGTATCACTTCGCCGTCGTGGTCGATGACGCGCACATGAAGATCAGCCACGTCCTGCGGGCGCAGGAGCACCTGATGAACACGCCCAAGCACGTGTTCATGCAGCAGGCGCTGGGCTATCCGTCGCCAGCGTTCGCGCATCTGCCGCTGGTGTTCAACCTCGACGGCTCGAAAATGTCCAAACGCGACAAGGCCAAGGCGGTGCAGAAGGCGATCACAGAGCGCGGCGCAAGGATGTCGCCGCAGACGCCGGAGGGCGCGGCGTGGCACGCATCGTTGCAGTCGGCGGCCGGCGGAGCCGAAGTGATCGATCGCTTGAAAAAGGGCGATGCGCCGGATTCGGCGACGCTGGATCGGCTGGGGAAATTTCTCGGCGTCCAACTGCCGGAGATCGACGTTCACGATTTTCGCGTGAGCGGCTACTTGCCCGAGGCGCTGGTGAACTTCGTCGCGCTCATCGGCTGGTCACCTGGCAACGACCGGGAGATTCTCACGCGCGAGGAGATGATTCAGGCATTCTCAATCGACCGCATCAACAAGACGGCCGGGCGCTTCGACCGCGAGAAGCTGCTGTCGTTCAATACGACGTATGTCGCAGCCGCGACGCCGCAGCGCCTGCTGGCTGCGTTTCGAGACTGGGCGGCGGCGTGCGAATCACCGATGGCGGCGCTGGATGATGATACGATCAATCGCGTGCTGGCGGCGTGCAAGGGATTTCGCACGTTCGCCGACATCGCCTCCAAGGCCGGTGTCCTGTTCGCCGAGGACGCCTCGGTGGTCTACGACGCCGACGCGGTGAAGAAGGTGCTGGTGAAGAACGACGGCGCGGGGTACGCGATGCTCGGGCACGTGCTGCCGGAGCTGGAGGCGCTCTCACCGTGGAGCGCCGAGGCGGTTGAAGCCTGGGTGAAGACATTTTGCGAAACGAGCGGTGCCAAAATGGGCGACGTGGCGCAGCCGCTGCGCGTGGCCGTGGCGGGGCGGACGGTCAGCCCGTCGATCGGGGACACGCTGGCGTTGCTGGGGCGGGAGCGGACGCTGGCGCGGATTCGCAGGTGCCTGGACAATCGTTAA
- a CDS encoding glutamine--tRNA ligase/YqeY domain fusion protein: MTADDTTPASRHFIHDLIAADNASGRWGGRVHTRFPPEPNGYLHIGHAKSICLNYGLAAEYGGLFNLRFDDTNPEKEEQEYVDSIIRDVRWLGADWGDRLLHASDYFDKMYEWAQLLIRKGKAYVCDLTAEETRAYRGTLTSPGRNSPFRDRSVEENLDLFDRMRRGEFPDGSRTLRAKIDMAHPNLNLRDPIMYRIIHAEHHRQGAKWCVYPTYDWAHGLEDSIEGITHSICTLEFENHRPLYDWYIDAINEGNPSPIHHPQQIEFARLELTYTVMSKRRLLELVRDKHVRGWDDPRMPTVCGLRRRGYTPASIRAFCADIGVAKFNSVIDYVRLENAIREELNRTAPRRMAVLRPLKLVITNYPEGPGELLDAGNNPEDTAAGTRKVPFARELYIEREDFREDPPKGYFRLFPGNEVRLRYAYFVKCTNVVKDAAGNVTEVHATYDPATRGGDSPDGRKVKGTIHWVSAAHALEAEVRLYDHLFAKEDPDDVGEADAGRDWRSNLNPNSLEVLTGCKLEPALADAACRADAHGTINPDRVQFERLGYFCVDPDSKPGAMVFNRTVSLKDTWAKVEKKR; the protein is encoded by the coding sequence ATGACTGCTGACGACACGACACCGGCCTCGCGCCATTTCATCCACGATCTCATCGCCGCCGACAACGCCTCCGGCCGATGGGGTGGCCGCGTGCACACGCGCTTCCCGCCCGAGCCGAACGGCTACCTGCACATCGGCCACGCCAAGAGCATCTGCCTGAACTACGGGCTGGCGGCCGAGTACGGCGGCCTGTTCAACCTGCGCTTCGACGACACCAACCCGGAGAAGGAGGAGCAGGAATACGTCGACTCGATCATCCGCGACGTGCGCTGGCTCGGGGCTGACTGGGGCGACCGGCTGCTCCACGCCTCGGATTATTTCGACAAAATGTACGAATGGGCGCAACTGTTGATCCGCAAGGGCAAGGCGTACGTGTGCGATCTGACTGCCGAAGAGACGCGCGCTTATCGCGGCACGCTCACGTCACCGGGTCGCAACAGCCCGTTCCGCGATCGTTCGGTGGAAGAGAATCTCGACCTGTTCGACCGCATGCGCCGCGGCGAGTTTCCCGACGGCTCGCGGACGCTCCGCGCCAAGATCGACATGGCGCACCCGAATCTGAATCTGCGCGACCCGATCATGTATCGCATTATTCACGCCGAGCATCATCGACAAGGCGCGAAATGGTGCGTCTATCCGACCTACGACTGGGCGCACGGTTTGGAGGACTCCATCGAGGGCATCACCCACAGCATCTGCACGCTGGAGTTCGAGAATCACCGGCCGTTGTACGACTGGTATATCGACGCCATCAACGAGGGCAACCCTTCGCCGATTCACCATCCGCAGCAAATCGAGTTCGCGCGACTGGAACTCACCTACACCGTGATGAGCAAACGCCGATTGCTCGAACTCGTGCGCGACAAGCACGTTCGCGGGTGGGACGACCCGCGCATGCCCACGGTATGCGGCCTGCGCCGCCGCGGCTACACGCCGGCCAGCATCCGCGCCTTCTGCGCCGACATCGGTGTGGCGAAGTTCAACAGCGTGATCGACTATGTACGACTGGAGAACGCCATCCGCGAGGAGCTGAATCGCACCGCGCCGCGGCGCATGGCGGTGTTGCGCCCGCTCAAGCTGGTCATCACCAACTACCCCGAAGGCCCCGGGGAGCTGCTCGACGCGGGCAACAATCCCGAGGACACCGCCGCCGGCACGCGCAAGGTGCCCTTCGCACGCGAACTGTATATCGAGCGGGAGGATTTCCGCGAGGATCCGCCCAAGGGCTATTTCCGCCTCTTCCCCGGCAACGAGGTGAGGCTGCGCTACGCCTACTTTGTCAAGTGTACAAATGTAGTGAAAGATGCGGCAGGGAATGTTACCGAGGTCCACGCTACCTACGACCCCGCCACGCGCGGCGGCGATTCGCCCGACGGCCGCAAGGTGAAGGGCACGATCCATTGGGTGAGTGCCGCCCACGCCCTCGAAGCCGAGGTGCGGTTATACGATCACTTATTCGCCAAGGAAGACCCCGACGACGTGGGCGAGGCCGACGCCGGGCGCGACTGGCGATCGAACCTGAACCCGAACTCGCTGGAAGTACTCACCGGCTGCAAGCTCGAACCCGCGCTGGCCGACGCGGCGTGCCGCGCGGATGCCCACGGCACGATCAACCCAGACCGTGTGCAATTCGAACGGCTGGGCTACTTCTGCGTCGATCCCGACTCGAAGCCCGGAGCGATGGTCTTCAATCGAACGGTGTCGTTGAAGGACACTTGGGCGAAGGTGGAGAAAAAGAGGTGA
- a CDS encoding M48 family metallopeptidase — protein MWDAIEQNKRRSWMLIGVMALLLAAIGYAIGGAVYLQAAMPRDWIRGYQDYAGSVDRFAEGDPDALRKPRFFAWLDNPGDLLNKGGLAGIASGLGIAAILGLYGWFLGAQSLLRTAGAVPIDKEHAPQLYNVVEEMTLAAGLPKMPEVYVMDDDAPNAFATGRSPEEASVAVTRGLLSRLNRDELQGVIAHEIGHVRNYDIRFMTLAGTILGSIVLISELFLRAQWYAPRRSSRDKGGGAQAILFVLAIVLAILAPIFAQMLYFACSRRREYLADASAAVLTRYPEGLASALEKIGASANTRLTSCSKTLAPMFIVNPLQSEERSSVFSSHPPLTERIKILRGMGGMAGYVDYEAAFAKLQRGKHCMRAAFLKEQQSIPARRPTVEKETRGDAIARVREAMGLLDAAAGVLPIVCSCGVRIKLPPGLAATQVVCPRCGKLHEPSQAVAEAGDEMRGSAALVGNEYRTRDNTSGAPGTARRIARPAQNMVYRRRSGGWESFRCGCGHAVELSPQFSAPLVQCNKCGGRIRVEEMRS, from the coding sequence ATGTGGGACGCGATTGAACAGAACAAGCGCCGATCGTGGATGCTGATCGGCGTGATGGCCCTGCTTCTCGCGGCGATCGGGTACGCGATCGGCGGCGCGGTGTATCTACAGGCCGCCATGCCGCGCGATTGGATTCGCGGCTACCAGGATTACGCCGGCAGCGTCGACCGCTTCGCCGAGGGCGACCCCGATGCGCTGCGCAAGCCGCGTTTCTTCGCGTGGCTCGACAATCCCGGCGATCTGCTCAACAAGGGCGGCTTGGCCGGCATCGCTTCCGGGCTGGGCATCGCGGCGATCTTGGGGCTGTACGGATGGTTCCTCGGTGCACAGTCGCTGTTGCGCACGGCCGGAGCGGTCCCGATTGACAAGGAGCACGCGCCGCAGCTTTACAACGTCGTTGAGGAAATGACCCTCGCGGCCGGACTGCCGAAGATGCCCGAGGTTTATGTCATGGATGACGACGCGCCGAACGCATTTGCCACCGGCCGCTCGCCGGAAGAAGCGTCTGTCGCCGTAACGCGCGGGCTGTTGTCACGATTAAATCGCGACGAGTTGCAGGGCGTGATCGCGCACGAGATCGGCCACGTTCGCAATTACGACATTCGCTTCATGACGCTGGCGGGAACGATCCTCGGCAGCATCGTCCTCATCTCGGAGTTGTTTCTTCGTGCGCAGTGGTACGCACCGCGGCGATCCTCGCGCGACAAGGGAGGCGGTGCGCAGGCGATTCTGTTCGTCCTCGCCATCGTGCTGGCGATTCTCGCGCCGATCTTCGCGCAAATGCTATACTTCGCCTGCTCGCGTCGGCGCGAGTACCTCGCGGACGCGTCGGCGGCCGTGCTGACCCGCTATCCCGAGGGGCTGGCATCGGCGCTGGAAAAGATCGGCGCTTCGGCCAACACGCGTTTGACGTCTTGCAGCAAGACGCTCGCGCCGATGTTCATCGTGAATCCGCTGCAATCGGAGGAACGATCAAGCGTTTTCTCGTCGCACCCGCCGCTCACGGAGCGAATCAAAATTCTGCGCGGCATGGGCGGCATGGCGGGCTACGTCGATTACGAAGCGGCGTTTGCGAAGTTGCAGCGCGGCAAGCACTGCATGCGCGCTGCCTTTCTCAAAGAGCAGCAGTCGATCCCCGCGCGAAGGCCGACCGTGGAGAAAGAAACGCGCGGCGACGCCATTGCGCGCGTGCGCGAGGCGATGGGATTGCTGGATGCGGCGGCTGGCGTGCTGCCGATCGTGTGTTCGTGCGGCGTGCGGATCAAGCTTCCGCCGGGACTCGCTGCAACGCAGGTGGTTTGCCCGCGCTGCGGAAAGCTGCATGAGCCGTCACAGGCCGTCGCGGAAGCCGGCGACGAAATGCGCGGCAGCGCAGCGCTTGTCGGCAACGAGTATCGTACGCGTGACAATACATCCGGCGCGCCCGGGACGGCGCGACGCATCGCACGGCCCGCGCAGAACATGGTCTATCGCCGCCGCAGCGGAGGCTGGGAATCGTTCCGCTGCGGATGCGGCCACGCGGTGGAATTGAGTCCGCAATTCTCCGCCCCGCTCGTGCAGTGCAACAAATGCGGCGGGCGGATTCGCGTGGAAGAAATGCGCTCCTAG